From the genome of Nicotiana sylvestris chromosome 2, ASM39365v2, whole genome shotgun sequence, one region includes:
- the LOC138884914 gene encoding uncharacterized protein: MVENHKQWHEKLPFALLGYRTMISISTGATPYMLVYGTEAVIPAEVEIPSLRIIQEAELSDAEWISSHCEQLALIDGKRMNAVCRGQLYQNRMSNAFNKRVKPRQFSPGQLALKKIFPHQDEAKGKFSPNWQGPYMAHRVLTGGALILVEMGGRIWTRPINSDAVKRYYA, translated from the coding sequence atggtagagaaccacaaacaatggcatgagaagttaccatttgctctattggggtaccgcaccatgATTAGCATatcaaccggagcaactccctacatgctggtttatggtaccgaggctgtcatcccagccgaagtggagattccttctttaagaatcatacaggaagctgaactcagcgatgcagagtggataagtaGTCACtgtgaacaattggcccttatcgatggaaagaggatgaatgcagtatgtcgcggccaactttatcagaacagaatgtccaacgctttcaacaaaagggtcaaaccaagacagttctcACCAGGGCAGCTAgcattgaagaaaatcttcccgcatcaagatgaagccaaagggaaattctcccccaactggcaaggtccgtacatggctcacagggtgctaacaggaggagcactcatacttgtagaaatgggcGGGAGAATCTGGACAaggccaatcaattcagacgcagtcaagagatactatgcttag